The following is a genomic window from Marinococcus sp. PL1-022.
CACGTTTCCATAGCCGTTCCTCCTCTTTTCACAGACGAAACGTGCGGGAAATTTTCCCGCACGTCCCTGTTTTTTATTGCTCCGCCGCTCCGCGGAAGGCCTCATACAGCTCTTCTGTCGAATTGTTCCACATGTCCTGGTTAAATGCTTTTAAATATTCCTGCAGAATGTAGCGGGAATGCTCATCCATGTGCGCAATGGCTATGCGGCCTTTAATTGCTTTATCCAGATTGTTCACATGCTCCGGCATACTTTTGTACGCACGGCGGGCTTTTTTGTCTACGAGCATTTCGCAGGCACCAAGACCGGCGTAGAACGCACCGTTTTCTCCCTGCTCCGTCGATACCCATACGAGCCAGTACAGCTTGCCATCCGGTACGCTGCTTTTATCCGGGCCGAATTTCACCCGTTTTTCCGGTTCGGATCTGGCGTGCAGTGCTCCCATGTCAATAAATGCCGCGTCTTCGGCCGGATCGATGAAAACAGGGGTTACATTGTCCAGACTGAGGGCGCCGGCGTTAAAGCCACCGTCCCCTTTCGTAGCGTCCCCGCTTAAAATATTGAACTGGCTGCCGCGTTTCTTTTCAGCGCCTTTATTATTATCTTTACTGAATTCACTCATTCGTAAAAAGCTCCTCCTTTAATCGTTCCTTATTCTTATCGTACCTGTTTTCTTACTGATTCTGCAACGATTCGATATATTCCCAGCCTTCTTCGAATTCTTCCGGGCGGTAATTCTGGCTTTTTTTCAGCTCGGCCACCCGGGATTCCACCGCTTCTTTGGACAGATGATCGAAATAAAGCATCGTGGAAACAAGCTCCAGAAACCGGGCACTCTGGCTGTTCAGACTCTGAAGAACAGGCTTTGCCCGCTCCGTTGGCCAGTCGAGCGGAAATTTCTCCAAAAACGAAGTTCCGTCTTCGGAAAGCTCATACCGGTACTGATAGTAGCCGGATTTTGTTTCTTTGCACTCGGTAATAAGGCCGAGGCCGCACAGTTCTTCGAGCCGGAGCGTCAACTCCTCTGAATAGGGACCGTACATACGGAACGTATATTTTTCCTGAAATGGAAGGTTCAGCTTTTTTCCAATGTA
Proteins encoded in this region:
- a CDS encoding YwhD family protein, which gives rise to MSEFSKDNNKGAEKKRGSQFNILSGDATKGDGGFNAGALSLDNVTPVFIDPAEDAAFIDMGALHARSEPEKRVKFGPDKSSVPDGKLYWLVWVSTEQGENGAFYAGLGACEMLVDKKARRAYKSMPEHVNNLDKAIKGRIAIAHMDEHSRYILQEYLKAFNQDMWNNSTEELYEAFRGAAEQ
- a CDS encoding YwgA family protein, translating into MLPDHAKIMALLEDTREIVGRKKLQKIVYIGKKLNLPFQEKYTFRMYGPYSEELTLRLEELCGLGLITECKETKSGYYQYRYELSEDGTSFLEKFPLDWPTERAKPVLQSLNSQSARFLELVSTMLYFDHLSKEAVESRVAELKKSQNYRPEEFEEGWEYIESLQNQ